In one Nicotiana tomentosiformis chromosome 6, ASM39032v3, whole genome shotgun sequence genomic region, the following are encoded:
- the LOC104099125 gene encoding cationic amino acid transporter 8, vacuolar, whose product MPISEYPQDLTTPLILNPPNKATQTQSNSTTTTMDYSPKTQQPQKRYWRFSKQDFFPEPSFQNFSTYKTALSQTPTRLKNRLFCRSTETTELVELKKQSENEMKQCLTWWDLLWLGFGSVVGSGIFSITGQETRLNAGPAIILSYAISGLSALLSVFCYTEFAVDIPIAGGSFSFLRVELGDFVAYIAAGNILLEAIVGAAGLGRSWTSYFSSIIKSDADFLRIKIDSFADGFNLLDPLAVVILVIANGIAMTGTKRTSILNTVSSIVSAGVILFIVIVGFVHGKSSNLVPFFPFGAGGVFRAAAVVYWSYTGFDMVANMAEETKRPSRDIPLGLVSSMSVITVVYCLMALALTMMVKYTEVDVNAAYSVAFEGIGMNWAKYLVGICALKGMTTSMLVGSMGQSRYTTQIARAHMIPPWFALVHPKTGTPIYATLLTTITSCILALFTSLDVLSSVFSFSTLSIFMLMAVALLVRRYYVTDVTPKYDLAKFLLCLSIVIGSSIGATVLWSMDEKSWVGYTVTGSFWLLGTLGMALLPKQRFPKVWGVPLVPWLPSLSIGMNIFLIGSLGKAAFYRFILCSAVMFIYYVLVGVHATYDMAHPDQQESVIEEGKESSNPVL is encoded by the coding sequence ATGCCAATTTCAGAATATCCTCAAGATCTCACAACTCCTCTAATTCTAAATCCCCCCAACAAAGCCACTCAAACCCAATcaaactcaacaacaacaacaatggattATTCACCGAAAACCCAACAACCCCAAAAAAGATACTGGCGTTTCAGCAAGCAAGATTTTTTCCCAGAACCCTCTTTCCAAAATTTCTCAACTTACAAAACTGCCCTCTCTCAAACCCCAACTCGCCTCAAGAACCGCCTTTTTTGCCGTTCAACAGAGACCACAGAATTAGTTGAGTTAAAAAAACAGTCAGAAAATGAAATGAAACAATGCCTCACTTGGTGGGACCTACTGTGGCTTGGTTTTGGTTCAGTAGTTGGTTCAGGTATTTTCAGCATTACTGGTCAAGAAACTAGACTTAATGCTGGCCCTGCTATTATCCTTTCTTATGCTATTTCTGGCCTTTCTGCTTTGCTTTCGGTTTTCTGTTACACTGAATTTGCTGTTGATATTCCAATAGCTGGTGGTTCTTTTTCATTCTTGAGAGTTGagttgggtgattttgttgcATATATAGCTGCTGGGAATATTTTATTAGAGGCTATTGTGGGGGCTGCTGGATTAGGAAGATCTTGGACATCTTATTTTTCTAGTATTATTAAGAGTGATGCTGATTTTTTAAGAATCAAGATTGATTCTTTTGCTGACGGGTTTAATTTATTGGACCCTTTAGCTGTTGTGATTCTTGTGATTGCAAATGGGATTGCTATGACCGGGACAAAGAGGACATCGATATTGAATACGGTCAGTTCTATAGTTAGTGCTGGTGTAATCTTGTTTATTGTAATTGTTGGGTTTGTTCATGGGAAGAGTTCAAATTTAGTGCCTTTTTTCCCTTTTGGAGCTGGTGGGGTATTTAGAGCTGCAGCAGTTGTGTACTGGTCGTATACGGGTTTTGATATGGTTGCAAATATGGCTGAGGAGACTAAGAGGCCGTCGAGGGATATACCACTGGGGTTGGTTAGTTCAATGTCTGTGATCACTGTGGTTTATTGTTTGATGGCGTTGGCTTTGACTATGATGGTTAAATACACTGAAGTGGATGTTAATGCAGCTTATTCAGTTGCATTTGAGGGCATAGGTATGAATTGGGCAAAGTATTTGGTGGGGATTTGTGCACTTAAGGGAATGACTACGAGTATGCTTGTTGGGTCGATGGGACAATCTCGATACACAACTCAGATTGCGAGAGCACATATGATTCCCCCGTGGTTTGCTCTGGTTCACCCAAAAACTGGCACACCAATTTATGCTACTCTCTTGACAACGATAACTAGCTGCATTCTTGCTTTGTTTACGAGCTTGGATGTCTTGTCAAGCGTGTTCTCATTTAGTACGCTTTCTATTTTCATGCTTATGGCTGTTGCATTGCTCGTTAGGCGGTACTACGTTACGGATGTTACTCCGAAGTATGATTTGGCTAAATTTCTTCTGTGCTTGTCCATTGTAATTGGTTCATCGATTGGGGCAACAGTTCTCTGGAGTATGGATGAAAAAAGTTGGGTTGGGTATACTGTGACTGGCTCTTTTTGGTTGTTGGGCACTTTAGGAATGGCACTGCTTCCAAAACAAAGATTTCCTAAAGTTTGGGGCGTACCTCTCGTGCCATGGCTGCCATCATTGTCAATTGGGATGAATATATTTTTGATAGGTTCTCTGGGTAAGGCGGCATTTTATCGGTTCATCCTATGCAGTGCTGTAATGTTCATTTACTACGTACTTGTTGGTGTCCATGCAACATATGATATGGCTCATCCAGATCAACAAGAGTCTGTTATAGAAGAGGGAAAAGAAAGTTCCAATCCAGTGTTATAG